The following nucleotide sequence is from Campylobacter coli 76339.
TGTTAGAGCAAGTCAAAATGGAATGCGTGTTGTATTTTTTAATGAAATTTTAGGCATAAATGAAGCTCAAATTCAAGACAAAAAACAAGAGTTTTTAACAAGATTTGAAAATTCTTTAAAATTTAAAGATGAGTTTTTTATACCTGCTATTTCTGTGCATTCTGCTTATTCGACTCATCCCGAACTTGCAAAATTTGCAATTAATCTTGCTAAAAAGCAAAAGTTGCTAATCAGTACGCATTTTTTAGAAAGTAAGGCTGAAAATGCTTGGCTTAAAGAGGTAAAAGGAGGGTTTAAAGAATGGTTTAAAAACTTTACACCAAATCCTAAGCCGCTTTATAAACCTAGCGAATTTATCCAATTATTTAAAGGCATTAGAACACTTTTTACTCATTGTGTGTATTTAAAAGAAATGGATTTGCTTGATAAAAATTTACATTCTATCACTCATTGTGCTTTTTCAAACCGTCTTTTAAGTCAAAAAACATTTGATTTAAAAAAAGCTTTAAAAAGCGGCTTAAATATCCATTTGGGTACAGATGGTTTAAGTTCTAATATTTCTTTATCGATTTTAGATGAGATGCGCGCTAATTTGCTTGTGCATGCTAATTTTGATTTGTTAAAATTGGCTCCTAAGCTTTTGCAAATGGCAACGCTTTATCCGGCCAAAGCTTTGAATTTAAATTTAGGTGAAATCAAGCAAGG
It contains:
- a CDS encoding Chlorohydrolase/deaminase family protein — encoded protein: MYIISAKYIFLCDEQFSILENKAFVFEDKILELGELEELKKRYPKAKFIKTSPNCVILPAFINPHTHLEFSANSTTLHFGEFLTWLKSVIQSRSMLNEQAKEELILKNIQKMQKSGIGTIGEISSFGSDLKPCVRASQNGMRVVFFNEILGINEAQIQDKKQEFLTRFENSLKFKDEFFIPAISVHSAYSTHPELAKFAINLAKKQKLLISTHFLESKAENAWLKEVKGGFKEWFKNFTPNPKPLYKPSEFIQLFKGIRTLFTHCVYLKEMDLLDKNLHSITHCAFSNRLLSQKTFDLKKALKSGLNIHLGTDGLSSNISLSILDEMRANLLVHANFDLLKLAPKLLQMATLYPAKALNLNLGEIKQGKIADFSVFELGECDKEQAPLQFILNAKEVQKLFIKGKECKF